The following coding sequences lie in one Zingiber officinale cultivar Zhangliang chromosome 2B, Zo_v1.1, whole genome shotgun sequence genomic window:
- the LOC122048810 gene encoding pectinesterase inhibitor 12-like, which translates to MATFSFTLLPLSLLLLLVPAISDIVDDACSESAAADPNIDYGFCVAALRSNPASGRARDLGALARVALRLARANATHARAAAKALLRENKKAGSGRRSPAIAAAGEVCVEVLGDAASGLKAAARAVKAGRLDDADAYAAAAVDAPGDCDDAFEEEGVASPLAEQDLGLWRLCVVALAITTRLAPASMESKQSNEPTVCFYSK; encoded by the coding sequence ATGGCTACTTTCTCTTTCACtctccttcctctctccctcctcctcctcctcgtgcCGGCGATCTCTGACATTGTCGACGACGCGTGTTCGGAGAGCGCTGCCGCCGACCCCAACATCGACTACGGCTTCTGCGTCGCGGCGCTGCGCTCTAATCCGGCGAGCGGCCGCGCGCGCGACCTCGGCGCCCTGGCGCGCGTGGCGCTCCGGCTGGCGCGCGCCAACGCGACCCACGCGCGGGCGGCTGCCAAGGCGCTGCTGCGGGAGAACAAGAAGGCCGGGTCGGGGCGGCGGTCGCCGGCAATCGCGGCGGCGGGCGAGGTCTGCGTCGAGGTGCTCGGGGACGCCGCCAGCGGGCTCAAAGCCGCCGCCCGGGCCGTGAAGGCGGGGCGGCTCGACGACGCTGACGCCTACGCCGCCGCAGCAGTGGACGCGCCCGGCGACTGCGACGACGCCTTCGAGGAGGAAGGCGTGGCGTCGCCGCTGGCGGAGCAGGATTTAGGGCTGTGGCGGCTGTGCGTCGTCGCGCTCGCTATCACCACTCGATTGGCGCCCGCTTCCATGGAGTCGAAGCAGAGTAATGAACCAACCGTTTGCTTCTactcaaagtaa
- the LOC122047589 gene encoding protein LHY-like has translation MEEQQSPREELVVKVRKPYTITKQREKWTEEEHNSFLEALKLYGRAWQRIEDHIGTKTAVQIRSHAQKFFTKLEKEALSKGASPGHVHDIDIPPPRPKRKPNYPYPRKTTTGSLSPSGEEAAAGSKPPNPICLKNDANKEKLKVKENTESGNSSVVLNIAQHGLSASISNKGSTSPVLMEFLPTVRSLKENVAVDNPVLPINTFNEATLVYQGNVLIQGSCMSSNNNIVDVEGSISNYHVSSIKQAHSVGINRSKEKNEQTLTSSDQPGPAAAVSPSMGLKHSPLLQLQHNLALGLQHQFSPVVQYNNQRESCDAFLNMSSAFSNLIISTLQQIPSVHAAASLAASYCPSVEVDGHLYLNPEIQGGEPSARGMKPSPSTPSLVTATIAAAAAWWAAQGIMPWCTPHLSHVFPSPPATEVPPTAETMQVLPPLAVEMMQVPVAHQSEILKPPQSSPKPVSSSPNDASAKGENSEFSELNQAKANRLQCIVASENTIPDELETDEDNKTKRFIGEARDRSNGVMGQSWMPISEQNHTTFGASLERRPYDSALHTGVAQTKGGVPTKVNDNNPDTSSSNNFKHGNFKASQSVFKPYKRCSVEAKENKTTREETGNKRICLPEEA, from the exons ATGGAGGAACAACAATCTCCCAGAGAAGAGTTGGTCGTAAAG GTGAGGAAGCCGTATACTATTACGAAGCAGAGGGAGAAGTGGACGGAGGAGGAACACAACAGCTTCCTTGAAGCTCTGAAGCTGTATGGGAGGGCATGGCAACGAATAGAAG ATCACATTGGTACAAAGACTGCAGTACAGATTAGAAGTCATGCGCAGAAATTCTTCACCAAG CTGGAAAAAGAAGCTCTTTCAAAAGGTGCTTCCCCAGGCCATGTCCATGACATAGACATACCCCCTCCACGTCCTAAAAGGAAGCCAAACTATCCATATCCAAGAAAGACAACCACAGGCTCCCTTTCACCCTCTGGGGAAGAAGCAGCAGCAGGCAGCAAACCACCAAACCCTATTTGCTTGAAAAATGATGCAAACAAAGAG AAACTTAAAGTTAAAGAGAATACTGAAAGCGGTAACTCCTCAGTAGTCCTTAACATTGCTCAGCATGGGTTGTCTGCATCTATATCAAACAAGGGTTCAACTAGTCCCGTCTTAATGGAATTTTTGCCTACAGTTAGAAGTTTGAAAGAGAATGTTGCAGTTGATAACCCCGTATTGCCTATCAATACATTCAACGAGGCAACTTTGGTGTATCAGGGGAATGTACTCATCCAAGGAAGTTGCATGAGTTCAAATAACAACATTGTAGACGTTGAAGGTAGCATATCAAATTATCATGTTTCATCGATCAAACAGGCACACTCTGTCGGCATTAACAGAAGTAAAGAGAAGAATGAGCAAACCCTCACAAGCAGTGATCAGCCAGGACCTGCAGCAGCTGTTAGTCCATCAATGGGCCTTAAACATTCTCCTCTGCTGCAACTCCAGCACAATCTGGCCTTAGGCTTACAGCATCAGTTCTCACCAGTCGTCCAATACAACAACCAACGTGAATCTTGTGATGCTTTTCTGAACATGTCATCAGCATTTTCAAATCTTATCATTTCTACATTGCAACAAATTCCATCAGTGCATGCTGCAGCAAGTCTGGCAGCATCGTACTGTCCATCTGTTGAGGTGGACGGCCACCTTTATTTGAATCCAGAAATACAAGGTGGAGAACCTTCAGCGAGGGGCATGAAGCCGTCTCCAAGCACACCATCTTTAGTCACTGCCACCATTGCAGCTGCAGCTGCCTGGTGGGCAGCACAGGGGATCATGCCATGGTGTACCCCCCACCTTTCGCATGTCTTTCCATCACCTCCTGCAACTGAAGTCCCTCCAACTGCAGAGACAATGCAAGTCCTTCCACCGTTGGCTGTGGAGATGATGCAAGTTCCAGTAGCACATCAATCTGAGATTCTAAAACCACCACAATCCTCTCCTAAGCCAGTATCATCATCTCCTAATGATGCAAGTGCAAAGGGTGAAAACTCTGAATTCTCTGAGTTGAACCAAGCCAAAGCTAACAGACTGCAGTGCATAGTAGCTAGTGAAAACACTATACCAGACGAGCTTGAGACAGATGAAGATAACAAAACCAAACGTTTCATTGGCGAAGCTAGAGACAGAAGCAATGGAGTGATGGGCCAGTCTTGGATGCCAATCTCTGAACAG AATCATACTACATTTGGAGCGTCCCTTGAAAGACGACCATATGACTCTGCATTGCATACTGGAGTTGCACAAACAAAG GGAGGGGTACCAACTAAAGTGAACGACA